A genomic segment from Anaerobranca californiensis DSM 14826 encodes:
- a CDS encoding GrdX family protein, which yields MLVITNNCMVEEHCYNRKITIIKVETLMEVLIKGRDLVHKNYNLLNHPLCTSIKPYPNLYKTILLEEGERVDFASVNLIENAIGVAKKFAEREMVALSNDVLKDYQLIDYGVFLETIK from the coding sequence GTTAGTGATAACAAACAATTGTATGGTTGAAGAGCACTGTTATAATCGTAAAATTACAATAATCAAAGTAGAAACTTTAATGGAAGTTTTAATAAAAGGAAGGGATTTGGTACACAAAAACTATAATTTATTAAACCATCCTTTATGTACCAGCATTAAACCTTACCCTAATTTATATAAAACAATTTTATTAGAGGAAGGAGAAAGGGTGGATTTTGCCTCTGTAAATCTTATAGAAAATGCTATCGGTGTAGCAAAAAAATTTGCTGAAAGGGAAATGGTAGCTTTAAGTAATGATGTTTTAAAGGATTATCAGCTCATAGATTACGGGGTTTTTTTAGAAACAATTAAATAA
- the trxB gene encoding thioredoxin-disulfide reductase yields MVYDIIIIGGGPGGLTAAIYGARSKLKTLVIEKGKIGGQAATTEEMENYPGFFNGTTGPGLTKKMEEHAKFFGAEFVKDEVKEIVTDGFIKKIRTRNGEYQAKAVIIATGAEPRVLGVKGEGLLRGKGVSYCATCDADFFEDLDVVVVGNGDAAIEEAIYLTKFANKVSIIVIHDEGILDATPVIQERAYQNPKIEFIWNSVLEEIVGDGIVEGVKIKNLKTGEITDLEVNGVFIFVGTVPKTDFLKGVIELDSRGYILTNDLMETSVEGIYAVGDVRQKFLRQVVTAAADGAIAAVAAEKYIHEEEMFRQQVLEEEKPVAVLFWSPSSEESIQLVSEIEQNFDKEKSKLVKIDTYRNLKIKKRYNVDNVPTLLVFRNGEEIKRLENPEEILQFTQKIEI; encoded by the coding sequence ATGGTATATGACATCATTATAATCGGCGGTGGCCCTGGTGGTTTAACTGCAGCCATTTATGGTGCCAGATCAAAGCTTAAAACATTGGTTATTGAAAAAGGGAAAATTGGTGGTCAAGCGGCTACTACCGAGGAAATGGAAAATTATCCAGGATTTTTTAATGGTACTACAGGACCAGGTTTGACCAAAAAGATGGAGGAACATGCTAAATTTTTCGGTGCAGAGTTTGTTAAAGATGAGGTAAAAGAAATAGTTACCGATGGCTTTATAAAAAAAATCCGCACTAGAAATGGTGAATACCAAGCTAAAGCTGTAATTATTGCCACAGGAGCTGAACCTAGGGTATTAGGAGTTAAGGGAGAAGGTCTTTTAAGGGGTAAAGGAGTAAGTTATTGTGCTACTTGTGATGCTGACTTTTTTGAAGATTTAGATGTTGTTGTTGTCGGTAATGGAGATGCCGCCATTGAAGAGGCCATTTATTTAACTAAATTCGCCAATAAAGTTAGTATTATAGTTATCCATGATGAAGGAATTTTAGATGCAACTCCAGTAATTCAAGAAAGGGCCTATCAAAATCCTAAAATAGAGTTTATTTGGAATAGTGTTTTAGAAGAAATAGTAGGAGATGGAATAGTAGAGGGAGTTAAAATAAAGAACCTTAAAACAGGGGAGATCACTGATTTAGAGGTAAATGGTGTTTTCATCTTTGTGGGAACAGTTCCCAAAACTGATTTCTTAAAAGGAGTAATAGAACTGGATTCTAGGGGATATATTTTGACTAATGATTTAATGGAAACATCGGTAGAAGGTATTTACGCCGTAGGAGATGTAAGACAAAAGTTTTTACGGCAAGTTGTTACAGCGGCCGCCGATGGAGCCATTGCCGCAGTGGCGGCAGAAAAGTACATTCACGAAGAAGAAATGTTTAGACAGCAGGTTTTAGAAGAAGAAAAACCGGTAGCAGTATTATTCTGGAGCCCTAGCAGTGAAGAAAGTATCCAGTTGGTTTCTGAAATTGAGCAAAACTTTGATAAAGAAAAAAGCAAGTTGGTAAAAATTGACACTTACCGAAACTTAAAAATTAAAAAACGCTACAATGTAGACAATGTTCCAACATTATTGGTATTCCGAAATGGTGAAGAAATCAAGAGATTGGAAAACCCTGAAGAAATCTTACAGTTTACCCAAAAAATAGAAATTTAA
- the trxA gene encoding thioredoxin TrxA — protein MLELNKENFNQEVLECKGLVLVDFWSPKCEPCMELMPEVEKLAEEFKDKVKFGKVNIVENRRLAIGQKVLGLPTIIMYKDGEKVWELTKDFTLEDLKTHIQKVL, from the coding sequence ATGTTAGAACTTAACAAAGAGAACTTTAACCAAGAAGTATTGGAATGTAAGGGTTTAGTATTAGTGGATTTTTGGAGCCCTAAGTGTGAACCTTGTATGGAATTAATGCCAGAAGTTGAAAAACTTGCGGAAGAATTTAAAGACAAAGTAAAATTTGGCAAAGTAAACATTGTAGAAAATCGCCGTTTAGCTATAGGACAGAAGGTTTTAGGATTACCTACCATCATAATGTATAAAGATGGCGAAAAGGTTTGGGAGTTAACCAAAGATTTTACACTAGAAGATTTAAAAACTCATATCCAAAAAGTTCTTTAA
- a CDS encoding glycine/sarcosine/betaine reductase component B subunit — MSLKVGNVIITDVQFSEKSEIVNSTLYINKEEMLEVLSTDPRISKIELDLAKPGESVRIIPVKDVIEPRVKLDEGLNIFPGFLGKPEMVGKGTTHVLKGVAVVTTGKIVGFQEGIIDMSGPGAEYTPFSKTLNVVVNCHPVEGLKQHEHEAAVRMIGLKAAEYLGNLAKEVKVEEYQEYETLSLAESYAKYPNLPKVVYVYMLQSQGLLHDTYVYGVDAKKILPTLIKPTEVMDGAIVSGNCVSACDKNTTYHHLNNPIIEDLYQKHGKELNFVGVVITNENVTLLDKVRSSNFTAKLVETLGVDGAIISEEGFGNPDTDLIMNCKKLEEKGIKTVLVTDEYAGRDGASQSLADADKLADAVVTAGNANEVITLPPMEKVIGFVEVADVIAGGFAGSLGKDGWITVEIQAITGATNELGFNKMSAKNL, encoded by the coding sequence ATGTCTTTAAAGGTTGGTAATGTTATTATTACAGATGTTCAGTTTAGTGAAAAGTCAGAAATAGTCAATTCTACCTTATATATCAATAAAGAAGAAATGCTAGAGGTATTAAGTACAGATCCTAGGATTAGCAAAATAGAATTAGATTTAGCTAAACCCGGTGAATCAGTGCGAATTATCCCAGTTAAAGATGTAATTGAACCGAGGGTAAAACTAGATGAAGGATTAAATATTTTCCCAGGATTTTTAGGTAAACCAGAAATGGTTGGTAAGGGAACCACCCATGTTTTAAAAGGAGTTGCAGTTGTTACTACAGGTAAAATCGTCGGCTTTCAAGAAGGGATTATCGACATGTCAGGACCGGGAGCAGAATACACACCTTTTTCTAAAACCCTCAATGTCGTTGTCAACTGCCATCCTGTAGAAGGATTAAAACAACATGAACATGAAGCTGCTGTGAGAATGATAGGTTTAAAAGCTGCAGAATACCTTGGTAATTTAGCAAAAGAAGTTAAAGTAGAAGAATATCAGGAATATGAAACTTTAAGTTTAGCCGAAAGCTATGCTAAATATCCAAATCTTCCTAAAGTAGTCTATGTATATATGTTACAAAGTCAAGGTTTACTCCATGATACCTATGTATACGGTGTAGATGCTAAGAAAATTTTACCTACCCTTATAAAACCTACTGAGGTAATGGATGGAGCTATCGTCAGCGGAAACTGTGTTTCAGCATGTGATAAAAACACTACTTATCATCACCTCAACAACCCCATAATCGAGGATCTATATCAAAAACACGGTAAAGAATTAAACTTTGTAGGGGTAGTTATTACAAACGAAAATGTTACACTATTAGACAAAGTCCGTTCTTCTAACTTTACTGCAAAATTAGTGGAAACATTAGGTGTAGATGGAGCTATTATTTCTGAAGAAGGTTTTGGTAACCCCGATACTGACTTAATAATGAACTGCAAAAAATTAGAAGAAAAGGGAATTAAAACTGTTTTAGTTACCGATGAATATGCTGGAAGGGATGGAGCGAGCCAATCTCTAGCCGATGCCGATAAACTTGCGGACGCTGTTGTTACTGCTGGTAATGCCAATGAAGTCATTACACTGCCGCCAATGGAAAAGGTTATTGGTTTTGTAGAAGTAGCCGATGTAATAGCAGGTGGATTTGCTGGCAGCTTAGGTAAAGATGGTTGGATTACTGTAGAAATTCAAGCTATTACAGGGGCAACCAACGAACTAGGTTTTAATAAAATGTCTGCTAAAAACCTATAG
- the grdA gene encoding glycine/sarcosine/betaine reductase complex selenoprotein A — translation MFEGKKFVILGDRDGIPGPAIEECIRSGGGEVIFTTTECFVUTAAGAMDLENQSRIKDLVEKHGGENIVVVLGGAEAEASGLAAETVTNGDPTFAGPLAGVQLGLLVYHIFEDEIKNFVDPDVYDEQVSMMEMVLDVEEIVKEVKTYREQYCKYL, via the coding sequence ATGTTTGAGGGTAAAAAATTTGTTATCCTTGGTGACAGAGATGGAATTCCCGGTCCAGCCATAGAGGAGTGTATCCGCTCCGGTGGTGGAGAAGTTATCTTCACAACCACTGAATGCTTTGTTTGAACGGCTGCGGGAGCCATGGACCTAGAAAATCAAAGTCGGATTAAAGACTTAGTGGAAAAACACGGTGGAGAAAATATCGTTGTTGTTTTAGGAGGAGCGGAAGCTGAAGCTTCTGGTCTTGCTGCTGAAACCGTTACTAACGGAGATCCCACCTTTGCAGGTCCATTGGCAGGAGTCCAGTTAGGACTTCTAGTATACCATATCTTTGAAGATGAAATTAAAAACTTTGTAGACCCCGATGTATATGACGAACAAGTAAGTATGATGGAAATGGTTTTAGATGTGGAAGAAATTGTTAAAGAAGTAAAAACATACAGGGAGCAGTATTGTAAGTACCTATAA
- the grdB gene encoding glycine reductase complex selenoprotein B translates to MEKLRVVHYLNQFFGQIGGEDKAHIAPMVKEGFVGPGMALSNQLGEIGEIVATVICGDSYFNENIDGVAKEVVELIKGYNPDIVVCGPAFNAGRYGVACGAVAKGVFDKLQIPVVTAMYQENPGVEMYSKYAYVVKAADSARGMGGAISDMVNIIKKLAKGEELNPERDNYFPRGIRKNYFTEKRGSMRAVEMLIKKLKGEEFVTEYPMPDFDRVAPNQPVTDLKKAKIALVTSGGIVPKGNPDRIESSSASKFGKYDISSIADLTEETHETAHGGYDPVYANEDSDRVLPVDVLRELEKEGEIGSLHHYYYSTVGNGTSVANAKAFAKAIGEELVKDGVDAVILTSTUGTCTRCGATMVKEIERAGIPVVHVCTVVPISLTVGANRIVPAVAIPHPLGNPQLTREEEKALRKNLVKKALKALTVEVHGQTVFED, encoded by the coding sequence TTGGAGAAATTAAGAGTGGTTCATTATCTCAACCAATTTTTCGGTCAAATTGGTGGAGAAGATAAAGCCCATATCGCCCCTATGGTTAAAGAAGGTTTCGTTGGACCTGGAATGGCTTTATCCAATCAATTAGGGGAAATAGGGGAAATTGTCGCTACCGTTATTTGTGGAGACTCCTATTTCAATGAAAATATTGATGGAGTAGCTAAAGAGGTAGTGGAGCTAATCAAAGGATATAATCCAGATATTGTAGTATGTGGACCGGCCTTTAATGCTGGAAGATATGGGGTTGCCTGTGGTGCAGTGGCAAAGGGAGTATTTGACAAGTTACAAATCCCAGTAGTTACTGCTATGTATCAGGAAAATCCAGGAGTGGAAATGTACTCTAAATACGCCTATGTAGTAAAGGCTGCCGATTCTGCTAGGGGTATGGGTGGAGCAATTTCTGACATGGTCAATATCATTAAGAAATTGGCTAAAGGGGAAGAATTGAATCCTGAAAGGGATAATTATTTCCCTAGAGGTATCAGAAAAAATTACTTTACTGAAAAAAGGGGCTCAATGAGGGCTGTAGAAATGTTAATCAAAAAGCTTAAAGGGGAAGAATTTGTAACAGAATATCCTATGCCAGATTTTGATAGAGTAGCCCCTAATCAACCGGTTACTGATTTGAAAAAAGCTAAAATAGCTTTAGTTACTTCTGGAGGGATTGTACCTAAAGGTAATCCCGATAGAATTGAATCCTCCAGTGCTTCTAAATTTGGGAAATATGATATTTCTTCTATAGCTGATCTAACAGAAGAAACCCATGAAACAGCCCATGGTGGATATGACCCTGTTTATGCCAATGAAGACAGTGATAGGGTATTACCGGTAGATGTCCTTAGGGAATTAGAAAAAGAGGGGGAAATTGGTTCTTTACATCACTACTATTACTCAACTGTAGGTAATGGTACATCTGTTGCCAATGCTAAAGCCTTTGCTAAAGCTATTGGGGAAGAATTAGTTAAAGATGGAGTAGATGCAGTAATTCTAACTTCCACCTGAGGTACCTGTACCCGTTGCGGTGCAACGATGGTAAAAGAAATTGAAAGGGCTGGAATACCAGTTGTCCATGTATGTACAGTAGTACCTATTTCCTTAACCGTTGGAGCTAATAGAATAGTTCCTGCAGTGGCAATTCCCCATCCATTAGGGAATCCCCAATTGACTAGAGAAGAAGAAAAAGCATTGAGGAAAAACTTAGTGAAAAAAGCCTTGAAGGCCTTGACAGTTGAAGTACACGGACAAACGGTTTTTGAAGATTAA
- the grdC gene encoding glycine/sarcosine/betaine reductase complex component C subunit beta: MAFPVIKSSAYALIHTPNLLISQGTTQSSERDKDPNSEYLQKLPKHLRNFEEAVAYPPNQAYIGGISPEDLKDIPRPWYGNLLTEKGRFGPFGEIMPEDEFYGLLKISDTFDLVLLTEEFSKEVKEKLENHPLLKNINLSKLDKYATEEEINKAVNGGGELLTLEGKVVGCVKKAHDTDKNLTAHIILENLVAKASGVLALLHLKNNAGISLEEIDYIIETSEEACGDMNQRGGGNFAKAIGEIAGCVNATGSDTRAFCAAPAHGILNAAALVKAGIYKNVVVVAGGATAKLGMNGKDHVKKGMPVLEDVLGAFAILIGEDDEINPVIRTDIVGKHNIGAGSSPQAVMQGIVTDPLDKWNLKITSIDKYSVEMQNPEITEPAGAGDVPKANYKMIAALGVKRGDIQRSEIDSFTEKHGIPGFAPTQGHIPSGVPYIGHCHREILADKIQRAMIIGKGSLFLARMTNQFDGLSFVIEKNIGQGKEKGSGNLNKLLAQALREVAEKFETE, from the coding sequence ATGGCTTTTCCTGTTATAAAATCTTCTGCCTATGCTTTAATCCACACTCCTAATCTGCTAATTAGCCAAGGAACAACCCAATCTAGTGAAAGGGATAAAGACCCTAATAGTGAGTATCTACAAAAACTTCCAAAGCATTTGAGGAACTTTGAAGAAGCTGTAGCTTACCCTCCCAATCAAGCCTATATCGGAGGGATCTCGCCAGAGGATCTTAAAGACATCCCTAGACCTTGGTATGGAAATTTATTAACGGAAAAGGGTAGATTTGGTCCCTTTGGCGAAATTATGCCAGAAGATGAATTTTATGGTTTGTTGAAAATTTCCGATACCTTTGATCTAGTTTTATTAACAGAAGAGTTTTCTAAAGAAGTAAAAGAAAAGCTAGAAAATCATCCCTTATTAAAAAATATTAACTTAAGTAAATTAGATAAATACGCCACCGAAGAAGAAATAAATAAGGCTGTTAATGGTGGAGGAGAATTGTTAACTTTAGAGGGAAAAGTTGTAGGGTGTGTAAAAAAAGCCCATGATACTGATAAAAACTTAACTGCCCACATAATTTTAGAAAATTTAGTGGCAAAGGCTTCTGGGGTATTAGCATTACTCCATTTAAAAAACAATGCCGGGATTTCTTTAGAAGAAATAGACTATATCATCGAAACCTCTGAAGAGGCTTGTGGAGACATGAATCAAAGGGGTGGTGGCAATTTTGCAAAAGCTATTGGAGAAATAGCCGGCTGTGTTAATGCTACTGGTTCTGACACTAGGGCCTTTTGTGCTGCCCCTGCCCATGGTATTTTAAATGCAGCAGCTTTAGTTAAAGCGGGAATTTATAAGAATGTCGTTGTAGTGGCCGGTGGAGCTACTGCTAAACTTGGAATGAATGGTAAAGACCATGTTAAAAAAGGTATGCCGGTGCTAGAAGATGTGTTAGGTGCCTTTGCTATCTTAATTGGTGAAGATGATGAGATAAATCCTGTAATCAGAACAGATATTGTAGGTAAACACAACATCGGTGCTGGCTCATCTCCCCAAGCTGTTATGCAAGGAATTGTAACTGATCCCCTAGATAAATGGAATTTAAAAATAACTTCAATTGATAAATATTCTGTAGAGATGCAAAACCCTGAAATAACAGAACCTGCTGGAGCCGGTGATGTACCAAAGGCCAACTATAAAATGATAGCTGCTTTAGGAGTAAAGCGGGGAGATATTCAAAGGAGTGAAATAGATAGCTTTACAGAAAAACACGGTATACCAGGTTTTGCTCCAACCCAAGGACATATTCCCTCTGGAGTGCCATATATCGGCCATTGTCATAGGGAAATTTTAGCTGATAAAATCCAAAGGGCGATGATTATCGGTAAAGGCAGTTTATTCTTAGCTAGAATGACTAATCAATTTGATGGTTTATCCTTTGTAATAGAGAAAAATATCGGCCAAGGAAAAGAAAAGGGTTCAGGTAATTTAAATAAATTACTGGCACAAGCGTTAAGGGAAGTAGCAGAAAAATTTGAAACTGAATAA
- the grdD gene encoding glycine/sarcosine/betaine reductase complex component C subunit alpha yields MKEKIEVANTLKNLADLLDGKISAKKTRLALTTIGSELGSEELVQGAKLAVRENPLLEVVLIGPKGPKEFQQYNTDCEKEAHEILERLLETKEVDGAVTLHYNFPLGISTVGRVITPAKGRAMYIATTTGTTSANRVEAMVLNGILGIIAAKGGGIEKPTLGILNVEGARQVEKILTSLQKNGLEFELAQSIRIDGGSVMRGNDLLNGSCDVMVCDTLTGNLLMKIFSSFTTGGNYETLGWGYGPGIGKNMKNIISIISRASGAPVVKGALQYTFELVRNNLVEIAKEQFITAEKAGLTKELESIKSQKKVEEEVQAPPKKPVTAEITGIDIMALEDAVAVLWKEKIYAETGMGCAGPVIMVAPEDKGKGIDLLKEHKYL; encoded by the coding sequence ATGAAAGAAAAAATAGAAGTGGCTAACACCCTAAAAAACCTTGCTGATTTGCTAGATGGTAAAATTTCCGCTAAAAAAACCCGCTTAGCATTGACAACTATCGGTAGTGAATTGGGGAGCGAAGAACTGGTACAGGGGGCTAAATTAGCTGTCAGGGAAAATCCCTTATTAGAAGTAGTACTAATCGGCCCTAAAGGTCCTAAAGAATTCCAACAGTACAATACCGATTGTGAAAAAGAGGCCCATGAAATTTTGGAAAGATTATTAGAAACAAAGGAAGTAGATGGTGCAGTTACACTACACTATAACTTTCCTTTAGGAATATCAACGGTTGGTAGAGTGATTACACCAGCTAAAGGAAGGGCGATGTATATTGCTACTACCACAGGGACTACTTCTGCTAATCGGGTAGAAGCTATGGTATTAAACGGAATTTTAGGTATTATTGCCGCTAAAGGCGGGGGAATTGAAAAGCCGACTTTAGGGATACTCAATGTAGAAGGGGCCCGTCAAGTAGAGAAAATTTTAACATCTTTACAAAAGAATGGATTAGAATTTGAACTGGCTCAATCTATAAGAATAGATGGCGGCTCTGTAATGCGAGGTAACGATTTATTAAATGGCAGTTGTGATGTAATGGTTTGCGATACATTGACTGGTAATCTCTTAATGAAAATATTTTCCAGTTTTACCACTGGAGGAAACTACGAAACTTTAGGGTGGGGTTATGGACCAGGTATAGGTAAAAATATGAAAAATATTATTTCTATAATATCTAGGGCATCTGGGGCCCCCGTTGTTAAAGGTGCACTACAGTACACCTTTGAATTAGTAAGAAATAATTTAGTAGAGATTGCTAAAGAACAATTTATAACTGCGGAAAAAGCAGGGTTAACAAAGGAATTAGAAAGTATAAAATCACAAAAAAAAGTGGAAGAAGAGGTTCAAGCACCTCCTAAAAAACCTGTCACTGCAGAAATAACAGGAATAGATATAATGGCATTAGAAGATGCTGTAGCTGTATTATGGAAAGAAAAAATTTATGCAGAAACGGGAATGGGTTGTGCAGGCCCAGTGATAATGGTTGCACCTGAAGATAAAGGGAAAGGGATTGATTTATTAAAGGAACACAAGTATTTGTAA
- the ahpC gene encoding alkyl hydroperoxide reductase subunit C has translation MSLIGKEVLPFRAKAFHNGKFIDVTEQDLKGKWSVVFFYPADFTFVCPTELEDLQNHYEELKALGVEVYAVSTDTHFTHKAWHDSSETIKKITYVMIGDPSQKISRNFEVLNEETGLADRGTFIIDPDGVIQAVEINSEGMGRDASVLVQKIKAAQYIRNHPGEVCPAKWSEGAATLKPSIDLVGKI, from the coding sequence ATGTCACTTATTGGAAAAGAAGTATTACCATTTAGAGCCAAAGCTTTTCACAATGGCAAATTTATTGATGTAACTGAACAAGATCTCAAAGGAAAGTGGAGTGTAGTATTTTTCTATCCAGCAGATTTTACCTTTGTTTGCCCAACAGAATTAGAAGATTTACAAAATCATTATGAAGAATTAAAGGCTTTAGGGGTAGAAGTTTATGCAGTATCAACAGATACCCATTTCACCCATAAAGCATGGCATGATTCTTCAGAGACTATCAAAAAAATCACCTATGTAATGATTGGAGACCCCTCTCAAAAAATTAGCAGGAATTTTGAAGTGCTTAATGAAGAAACAGGTCTTGCTGACAGAGGTACCTTTATAATTGACCCTGATGGAGTAATTCAAGCTGTAGAAATTAACTCTGAAGGTATGGGTAGAGATGCTAGCGTACTTGTCCAAAAAATAAAAGCTGCCCAGTACATTAGAAATCATCCCGGTGAAGTTTGCCCAGCTAAATGGAGTGAAGGAGCTGCTACTTTAAAACCAAGTATTGATTTGGTAGGGAAAATTTAA
- the ahpF gene encoding alkyl hydroperoxide reductase subunit F: protein MLDGEIKAALAQYLEMLEGDVIINLSVASDEQSQNLTTFIEEIAQMSPKIKVQKVNLAKTPSFSLSSPKGDTGIVFAGIPLGHEFSSFVLALLQGSGRRPKIDEKTAQRIKEIEGKMDFQTYVSLSCHNCPDVVQALNTMAVLNPNITHTMIDGAVFKEEVEEKKIMAVPSVYLNGEFFASGRMALEEILEKIAKPVDPKEFDSKPPFDVLVIGGGPAGASAAIYTARKGVRTGIVAERFGGQILDTLKIENFISVKTTEGSKLALSLEEHVKEYDVDIIKGQKVKGIKKEELFHIELANGGVLKSKTVIIATGARWRNLGVPGEQEFKNRGVAYCPHCDGPLFAGKRVAVIGGGNSGIEAAIDLAGIVKHVTVLEFLPELKADAVLQKRLYSLPNVTVLKNVQTKEIIGDDEVKGLVYSERDTGVTKEIPLEGVFVQIGLVPNTDWLDLPVEKTKIGEIIVDSKGATNIPGLFAAGDCTNSPYKQIIISMGSGATAALAAFDYLIRN, encoded by the coding sequence ATGTTAGACGGAGAAATTAAAGCTGCATTAGCCCAATACCTGGAGATGTTAGAAGGAGATGTCATAATAAATTTAAGTGTTGCCAGTGATGAACAATCCCAAAACTTAACGACTTTTATAGAAGAAATTGCTCAAATGTCTCCAAAGATTAAGGTACAAAAGGTTAATTTAGCTAAAACCCCTTCCTTTAGTTTAAGTTCTCCTAAGGGAGATACCGGTATAGTTTTTGCCGGTATTCCCTTAGGACACGAATTTTCTTCCTTCGTCCTCGCCCTTTTACAAGGAAGTGGTAGAAGGCCTAAAATCGATGAAAAAACAGCACAGAGGATTAAAGAAATTGAAGGGAAAATGGACTTTCAGACCTATGTCAGCTTAAGTTGCCATAACTGCCCTGATGTAGTTCAGGCTTTAAATACTATGGCGGTGTTAAATCCTAACATAACCCATACTATGATAGATGGAGCAGTGTTTAAAGAAGAAGTAGAAGAGAAAAAAATCATGGCTGTACCTAGTGTATACTTAAATGGTGAATTTTTCGCCAGTGGTCGCATGGCTTTAGAGGAGATTTTGGAGAAAATAGCAAAGCCTGTAGATCCAAAGGAATTTGATAGTAAACCACCCTTTGATGTTTTAGTTATAGGTGGTGGTCCTGCCGGTGCCAGTGCAGCTATCTATACAGCCCGTAAAGGTGTTAGAACGGGGATAGTTGCTGAGAGGTTTGGTGGTCAAATTTTGGATACCCTAAAAATAGAGAATTTTATCAGTGTCAAAACTACAGAAGGCAGCAAGTTAGCCCTTTCTTTAGAAGAACACGTTAAAGAATACGATGTAGATATTATTAAAGGGCAAAAAGTTAAAGGGATCAAAAAAGAAGAACTGTTCCACATTGAACTAGCCAATGGAGGAGTTTTAAAAAGTAAAACGGTAATTATAGCCACTGGTGCCCGTTGGAGAAACTTAGGTGTACCGGGGGAACAGGAATTTAAAAATCGGGGAGTTGCTTATTGTCCCCATTGTGATGGACCACTCTTTGCTGGTAAGAGGGTAGCGGTAATTGGCGGTGGTAATTCAGGAATAGAGGCGGCAATTGATTTAGCAGGGATAGTAAAACATGTGACAGTACTGGAGTTTTTACCAGAGCTAAAGGCCGATGCTGTATTACAAAAAAGGCTATACAGTCTCCCTAATGTTACAGTTTTAAAAAATGTCCAAACAAAGGAAATAATCGGTGATGATGAAGTAAAGGGTTTAGTCTACAGTGAAAGGGATACAGGAGTGACTAAAGAAATTCCTTTAGAAGGGGTATTTGTACAAATAGGTCTAGTGCCTAACACCGATTGGTTAGATTTACCGGTAGAGAAAACAAAAATTGGGGAAATTATAGTAGATAGCAAAGGTGCCACTAATATCCCTGGACTTTTTGCAGCGGGTGATTGCACCAACAGTCCCTATAAACAGATTATTATCTCTATGGGTTCTGGGGCAACTGCAGCCCTAGCAGCCTTCGATTATTTAATAAGAAATTAA